The proteins below are encoded in one region of Scomber japonicus isolate fScoJap1 chromosome 2, fScoJap1.pri, whole genome shotgun sequence:
- the plrg1 gene encoding pleiotropic regulator 1 encodes MTEDVQKHSVHTLVFRSLKRTHDMFVSDHAKSVPLDEHSHNVKMAVKLKTEYDAVLHMPVLKEGKDRVSVLSGSMQGHQSYTQPGDDPDYLITGTHAYPSGPGIALTADTKMHRNPSEGGIHSMALALPPSQARQDASRTAASVGDIHRHAGGAERSHPPSSALSLMEGGGTRNSALMRKAPTMPKPQWHPPWKLFRVISGHLGWVRSIAVEPGNQWFVTGSADRTIKIWDLASGKLKLSLTGHISTVRGVAVSTRSPYLFSCGEDKQVKCWDLEYNKVIRHYHGHLSAVYDLDLHPTIDVLVTCSRDATARVWDIRTKANVHTLTGHTNTVATVRCQAAEPQIITGSHDSTIRLWDLIAGKTRATLTNHKKSVRTIVLHPRQYTFASGSADNIKQWMFPDGKFIQNLSGHNAIINTLAVNSDGVLVSGADNGTIHMWDWRTGYNFQRIHAAVQPGSLDSESGIFSCVFDHSESRLITAEADKTIKVYKEDDTATEESHPVNWKPEILKRKRF; translated from the exons ATGACGGAG GATGTGCAGAAACACTCAGTCCACACGCTGGTCTTCAGATCTCTCAAAAGGACTCATGATATGTTTGTGTCCGACCATGCGAAGTCAGTCCCACTGGATGAGCACAG TCACAACGTGAAGATGGCCGTGAAGCTGAAAACGGAGTATGATGCGGTATTACACATGCCCGTCCtgaaggaagggaaagacaGAGTCTCAGTGCTTTCTGGCAGCATGCAAGGCCATCAGAGCTACACACAACCAG gaGATGACCCAGACTACCTGATCACTGGGACACATGCTTACCCCTCTGGACCTG GAATAGCGTTGACTGCTGACACAAAGATGCACAGGAATCCCAGTGAGGGAGGAATCCACTCCATGGCACTGGCCCTGCCACCCTCACAAGCCAG GCAGGACGCCAGCCGCACTGCTGCCAGTGTTGGTGACATCCATCGACATGCAGGCGGAGCAGAAAGATCTCATCCTCCATCGAGTGCTTTG TCGCTGATGGAAGGAGGCGGCACCAGAAATTCTGCCCTGATGAGAAAAGCTCCCACCATGCCCAAACCCCAGTGGCacccaccatggaaactgtttcGG GTCATCAGCGGTCACCTCGGCTGGGTGAGGTCCATCGCTGTGGAGCCTGGGAATCAGTGGTTTGTCACAGGGTCCGCTGATAGGACCATAAAG ATCTGGGATCTGGCCAGTGGGAAGCTGAAACTGTCTCTTACTGGACACATCAGTACAGTGCGTGGTGTGGCAGTCAGCACTCGCAGCCCCTATCTCTTCTCCTGTGGAGAAGACAAGCAAGTCAAGTGTTGGGATCTGGAGTACAACAAG GTCATCAGACACTACCACGGACACCTGAGTGCTGTGTATGATTTGGATCTCCATCCAACCATTGATGTGCTGGTCACGTGCAGCAGAGACGCCACAGCAAGG GTGTGGGACATCAGGACAAAAGCCAATGTGCACACATTAACCGGTCACACCAACACTGTGGCGACAGTCAGATGCCAGGCTGCAGAGCCACAGATCATCACtg GCAGCCACGACTCCACCATCAGGCTGTGGGATTTGATTGCTGGGAAAACCAGAGCGACACTGACCAACCACAAGAAATCAGTTCGAACCATAGTGCTGCACCCCAGACA ATACACCTTTGCTTCTGGTTCTGCTGATAACATCAAACAGTGGATGTTCCCAGATGGAAAGTTCATCCAGAACCTGTCTGGACACAACGCCATCATCAACACTCTGGCTGTTAACTCTGACGGCGTGTTGGTGTCTGGAG CCGACAATGGAACCATCCACATGTGGGATTGGAGGACGGGCTACAACTTCCAGAGGATTCATGCAGCTGTGCAGCCTGGATCTCTGGACAGCGAGTCGGGCAtcttttcttgtgtgtttgaCCACTCAGAAAGTAGACTGATCACCGCCGAGGCTGACAAGACCATTAAAGTATACAAAGAGGACGACACCGCT acgGAGGAAAGCCATCCCGTCAACTGGAAACCAGAAATACTCAAGAGAAAAAGAttctaa
- the fgg gene encoding fibrinogen gamma chain, with translation MTSSLLATAGGLLLLFSFSSAQTRGDSLAVCNPNDGFGRYCPTTCGVADYMLNYMPVVTEDLDQMQEDLDRIANLTQGTEETVVYMKDASTAAQKSTGPDPYFKRSSSMLEDVLRFEKTIISQEQQMFELQNLISSNERRMGDLKQLSIQLQQTCSQPCRDEVEIQTITGTDCQDVANKGATTSGLYYVKPLKATEQFLVYCEIDSFGRGFTVIQRRRDGSVDFHKDWTQYKEGFGYLSPDDTTEFWLGNEKIHLLTTGPTIPTVLRIELVDWEGNKRYADYTMFRVGSEMDMYRLTYGYYFGGDAGDAFDGFDFGDDPSDKFYTSHNGMQFSTFDRDNDKYDGNCAQQDGSGWWMNRCHAAHLNGKYYRGGRYTEKDAGEHGFDNGIIWVTWHNRWYSLKETTMKLIPLSRITAGGQQSDLKQFGGLGDS, from the exons ATGACTTCATCACTTCTAGCAACAGCAGGAGGACTTCTGTTACTTTTCTCCTTCTCATCAGCA cAAACCAGAGGAGACAGCCTTGCAGTATGCAACCCAAATGACGGCTTT GGAAGGTACTGTCCAACTACATGTGGAGTGGCTGATTACATGCTGAACTATATGCCAGTAGTGACAGAGGATTTGGACCAGATGCAAGAGGATTTGGATAGAATTGCCAATTTGACACAGGGGACAGAAGAAACGGTTGTCTACATGAAAGATGCTTCAACTGCAGCTCAAAAGAGTACTGGGCCAG ACCCATACTTCAAGAGGTCATCGAGTATGCTGGAAGATGTACTTCGATTCGAAAAAACTATCATTTCACAAGAGCAGCAAATGTT TGAACTTCAGAATTTAATTTCATCCAACGAGAGAAGAATGGGAGACCTGAAACAACTCTCCattcagctgcagcagacatGCAGTCAGCCCTGCAGAGACGAGGTTGAGATTCAGACAATTACAGGAACAG ACTGCCAGGATGTTGCTAACAAAGGTGCCACCACCAGTGGTCTTTACTATGTGAAACCACTGAAAGCGACTGAACAGTTCCTGGTATACTGTGAGATTGACAGCTTTGGACGTGGTTTCACAGTAATACAGAGG AGACGTGACGGCAGTGTGGACTTCCACAAGGACTGGACCCAGTACAAAGAGGGCTTTGGTTATCTCTCCCCAGATGACACCACAGAGTTCTGGCTCGGTAATGAGAAGATTCATCTGCTGACTACCGGACCGACCATCCCAACCGTGCTGAGGATAGAACTCGTTGACTGGGAGGGCAACAAAAG ATATGCTGACTACACCATGTTCAGAGTTGGGTCAGAGATGGACATGTACCGTCTGACTTATGGCTACTACTTTGGTGGTGATGCTGGAGATGCTTTCGATGGTTTTGACTTTGGAGATGACCCTAGTGACAAGTTCTACACATCTCACAATGGCATGCAGTTCAGCACCTTCGACAGGGACAATGACAAGTATGATGGCAACTGTGCACAGCAGGACGGCTCCGGCTGGTGGATGAACAGGTGTCACGCTGCCCATTTGAATGGAAAATACTACCGAG GTGGACGATACACAGAGAAGGACGCAGGTGAACATGGCTTTGACAACGGCATCATTTGGGTCACATGGCACAACCGCTGGTACTCCCTGAAAGAAACCACTATGAAGCTCATTCCCCTCAGCCGCATCACAGCAGGTGGACAGCAGTCTGATCTGAAACAGTTTGGCGGACTTGGAGATTCTTAA